From the genome of Pseudomonas bubulae:
AGCCACCCCTGCACCCAAAGCAACCGTCACACCTGCCAGTGCTCCACCACCCCGGGACATACCTGCTGCAGCGCCAACACCTGTACCAGGTCCGGCGTCTCCCCCACCTGCGCCGCCTGCCGCAACACCAGCGCCCACCAACAGAAAACCGGCCCTGATAATGGCAGTTGTAACTCTGGCAGTGGTGGTGGGCGGCTACGTTGCAATCAAGATGATGGCCGGGCAAAGCCAGCAAAAGCTCGATGGCTTTTTGCAAACCGGTCAGAGCTGTTTTGACACCAGGGACTTTGCTTGCGCGCTGGACAATGCCGGGCTCGCCTTGCAACAGGACAGCAATGACCCTCGCGCCTTGAGTCTGCTGCAGCGTGCGCAGGCCGCCCAGGCGCGCCAGCAACAATTGCAGGAGGCGCAGCAGAAACAACAGTTGCTCAAAGCCCAGGCCGCCGAGGCGACGCGACAAGCCGATGCCCTGCGCGAACAGCAAGCTCTTGAGCGCCAGCGCCAGGAAGCGGCCGATCGCCAGGTGCGTGACCAACAGCAGCAACAGGCTGCCAAAGCTGTTAATGCCTCCCTGCAACAAGCGCAAAACGCGCTCAATGCCGGGGAGTACCAGTCTGCAATTGCCGTGGCCAGGGTCGTGCTGGGTATGGACCCAAACAATAGTCGGGCGCGCAACATCATCCGCCAGGCTGAACAACAACTCAAAGAAGCACTGAATCGAACCCGGATCGAATAATCAGGGTGTATGAGTTTTCCCCTCTCTTACTTGGAAGTTACTGATGAAATTGCCCTCCAACTCTTTGGATAAACGCTTGCTGGCCTTGGGCCTGGCTTCGCTACTGGGTCTGCAAGGCTGCGCCAATATCGACTCTGCCAGCATCAACCCGACCAACTGGAGTGGCAGCGACTGGATGAAGTGCGGGCTGGCAATTGCAGCAGGTGCGGCAGCGGGTGCTGCTGTGAGCGGTGCCAACGATAAAGGCGCAGGCGTATTGATTGGCGGGGTTGCCGGCATGGCCGCCTGTTTCGCGATCAATGCCAAGTCGGTACAGACCAAAACCGCTCAAGAAGTTGAACAACAATATAAAACCTCGGGCAAGAAACAACCGGCCCAGCCAGAACTGGTTAGCTACGACACCAGTATCCAGCCCGGTATGACCATCAAACGGGGCCAACCGATTACCGTGGTTTCCAATATTGTTGCTATCAACGGCGCGACCCAGCCGATCAGCGAAATCAAGGAAGAGATCCGCCTGTTTGCCCCCAACGAGGCCAAGCCGTTGAAAGAAGGCAGCAAGATCGCGAACACCAAGGGCGGCAGTGGCGGTTACGAGAACACCTTCACCATCACCCTCGATGAGCGTGCGCCGCAGGGTATCTACCGGATCGAAACATCGGTGGCCGTCAACGGCAAGCCGGCCAACACCCGAATCAACAATGTGCAGTTGGTGATGATTGATCGCGAGACCTATCAGCTGGCATTTCTGGATCGATAGCTGGCGGGTTGCATTCGCCCTGTAGCCGCTGCTGAAGAAACCAGGCAGCGGCTACACAGGCTGCTGTCATCACGCACCCGGCACAAAATGCTTCTGCGCCGTGCCGTGGGCGATCAGCCGCGAGAGATAGTTCATTTTGTCGGCGTCCTGATCGACAAAGCGAAAGGTCAGTTGCAACCACGCACTGTCCGGTTTTGGCTCGAATGCCACGATGGCATGCAGATAACCGTTCAAACGCGCCACCTCGGCGTTCTCGCCCTGCTCAAGGTCGAGTACGGCACTGTCCAGTACCTGAGGCAGCACTTCGCCACGACGCACCACCAGCAGCGCCTCCTTGAGGCTCAACGCCTTGATCACGCAGGTTTGGGTACCGCTGGGCAAACGCAGTTGCCCCTGACCACGGCTGGTCAGCGCCGGTGCCGCGACAGGTGCCGGCCGTGGTGCCGGGGCAACCGGGGCAGATGTCACCGACGTCGGGGTCACGACCTGCGCCTTGCCACCGGTCAATGCATTCAGCGAGTCATTGCCAAAGGCCGAATTAACCCGCGTCGGGGTGCTGGCCATCACGGCGCTCAGCAATCCCGCCTTGGTGAACGCCTTCTTCACCTTCGACAGTAACTGCTCATTGGTGAAGGGTTTGCTGACGAAATCCGAAACTCCGGCCTGAATGGCCTGGATCACGTTCTCTTTGTCACCACGGCTGGTGACCATGATAAAGGGCAGCGTTTTCAGACGGTCTTGCTCGCGGCACCAGGTCAACAGCTCAAGGCCGGACATCTCCGGCATTTCCCAGTCGCACAGCACCAGATCGAAGGCTTCACGGGACAGCAAGGCCTGGGCTTTGCGGCCGTTGACCGCGTCTTCGATCCTGATGCCCGGGAAGTAGTTACGCAGGCAATTTTTAACCAGATCACGAATAAACGACGCGTCATCTACCACCAGCACACTAACCTTGCTCATCGACTGCTCCTTGGATATGAACGCCCGAAAACCAAAACGCCCGGCATTGAGCCGGGCGTTTTTTAGATCGGGCTGCCTTATTTATCGTCAGGCGACGACGCAACATTAGCGTTATCGGCACCCGTGCCCTGAACTTCTTCGCGCATGCGCTTGAGACCCATGTGCCGCACGTCTGTACCGCGTACCAGATAAATCACCAGCTCCGAGATATTGCGGGCGTGGTCGCCGATACGTTCCAGTGAGCGCAGCACCCAGATGATGCTCAACACACGCGTGATCGAACGCGGATCTTCCATCATGTAAGTGGCCAGCTCACGCAGCGCGGTCTTGTACTCACGGTCGATGATTTTGTCGTACTGCGCCACAGACAGGGCAAGATCGGCGTCAAAGCGGGCAAACGCATCCAGTGCATCACGCACCATATTGCGCACCTGGTCACCGATATGGCGCACTTCAACGTAGCCGCGCGGCGCCTCACCTTCTTCGCACAACTGAATGGCCCGACGGGCGATCTTGGTCGCTTCGTCACCAATGCGTTCCAGGTCGATCACCGACTTGGAAATGCTGATGATCAATCGCAAGTCAGACGCCGCAGGCTGACGACGGGCCAGAATGCGCAGGCACTCCTCGTCGATATTGCGCTCCATCTGGTTGATCTGTTCATCGATCTCACGCACCTGTTGCGCCAGGCCCGAGTCGGCCTCGATCAGTGCGGTCACCGCATCGTTGACCTGCTTCTCGACCAGGCCGCCCATCGCCAGCAGGTGGCTGCGCACGTCTTCGAGTTCCGCGTTGAACTGCGCGGAAATGTGATGGGTGAGGCCATCCTTTGAAATCATGGTTCTGCTCCGCAAAAGCTGTGAGCTGCACGCGGTTAGCGGCCAGCCGAATTATCGTGACATAGAACGGGCAATGCCGCTCAAACTAGCCATAGCGCCCGGTAATGTAGTCTTCGGTCTGCTTTTTGGCCGGGTTGGTGAACAGCGTGTCAGTGTCACCATATTCAACCATCTTGCCCATGTACATGAACGCTGTGTAATCCGAGACACGGGCTGCCTGTTGCATGTTGTGGGTTACGATCAC
Proteins encoded in this window:
- a CDS encoding response regulator translates to MSKVSVLVVDDASFIRDLVKNCLRNYFPGIRIEDAVNGRKAQALLSREAFDLVLCDWEMPEMSGLELLTWCREQDRLKTLPFIMVTSRGDKENVIQAIQAGVSDFVSKPFTNEQLLSKVKKAFTKAGLLSAVMASTPTRVNSAFGNDSLNALTGGKAQVVTPTSVTSAPVAPAPRPAPVAAPALTSRGQGQLRLPSGTQTCVIKALSLKEALLVVRRGEVLPQVLDSAVLDLEQGENAEVARLNGYLHAIVAFEPKPDSAWLQLTFRFVDQDADKMNYLSRLIAHGTAQKHFVPGA
- the phoU gene encoding phosphate signaling complex protein PhoU produces the protein MISKDGLTHHISAQFNAELEDVRSHLLAMGGLVEKQVNDAVTALIEADSGLAQQVREIDEQINQMERNIDEECLRILARRQPAASDLRLIISISKSVIDLERIGDEATKIARRAIQLCEEGEAPRGYVEVRHIGDQVRNMVRDALDAFARFDADLALSVAQYDKIIDREYKTALRELATYMMEDPRSITRVLSIIWVLRSLERIGDHARNISELVIYLVRGTDVRHMGLKRMREEVQGTGADNANVASSPDDK